TAAAGAATTGGTAATTAATGTAATTTTTCTTTGCTGGATTTGGCAAAAACAGCAAATTCCAAGGAGGTGAAGCTGTATGAATAATCTTGTAGGCACTTAATGTTTAATGGGCATTTTATTCTTACAATGCAACAGGGAGATGATTGGAGGAAAACATGAAAAAACTAGTTTCTATTTTTACGGTTTCGTTTTTGTTGTTGATTGCTTTTAGCAGCATCTCTATAGCTTGCAACAAGGGCTGTACCCCTGGTTATTGGAAGCAAGCTCAGCATTGGGATTCTTGGATTAACCACTCAACGGGAGATGCATTTGATGATGTATTCACATGTGAGGATACGGGGGAGTTAACCCTTCTTGAAGCGCTTAAGAAAGGTGGGGGTGGTATTTATGCACTTCGCCGACATGCGGTTGCTTCACTTTTAAATTGCGAAGCTTTTCCGTGCTTTGATGGTGGCAGTCCGCTAGACGCAGTTGAGGATTATTGCTCGTCGCTCGACTCAGCTATGTCAATTGAAACTCAAAAAGATGACTTCGAGACAAATAACGACCAGACTTGCCCACTCAATTAATCATACCGACAATTTATGATTGTTGTCTGGCTATAAACTTTTCCGAGGAGAACCCTTTTGAAGCAGGGTTCTCCTCGTTGGTTTTTTTTTGTGGATAAGCAGCTTTTTTGATTGTGCTTTGAAACTTTTGTGTGGTTGAGGGATGGTATTGTTGGATGTAACTCCGAGGTTACTATTTATTCAGCAATCCAGTAGCGCTGAAAGTTTCCTGGAAGTCGTGACTTTTAAGAACCCAGACGCTTACAGTTTTCTTCTGCCTAGTTTTGGGTTTGAGATAGCCTAGTGACTTCTGTAGAAGTTTGAAACGGCCCATTCCTTAAATGCATAGCCAGCAGGAAAAGTGATTTTGGGCACCGCCGGCACCACCTACCGACAGCAAGCTTAAGATCATGACGCTGTAGCGTTCGGAAGCATCACCTCTGTGGCATAGTTGCCATAAGCCTAGTCAAAAGTTGTCAAAAACACACAAAAGAGAAGCTGCCTAAGTTTAAGAATAGTCCTACTAAAGTTTTAGAATAGTCCCGCCAAAGATTTTTCAGCAGGTCATTTCAGGGGTTTGAATAATCCAGCTCAAACCTTGGCATTAACTTCGCAATCACAATCCAAAAGAAACAAATATTAAAAAGGAAAAGGGCGCCGACAACGATCTTCCCCACCGTGACATCGGACAACCAAACCCAAAATGAAAAACTCAATCAAACTGCTTTCCCTGTGCATTTTTTTGTTCATCGCTACAGTCAGCCAGGCCTCTGCACAAAATGTTACCTTGACCTGGGACCAAAACATTGAACCAGAGGTTGTCGGCTATAATATCTATTACCGGACCGACAATCCTACTTTCCCGTTTAACGGTACAAGCCTGTCAGAAGGGGCTTCGCCGATTGCAGTTGACGACTTAGCCAATACCTCTCTGCCGATCGATCTGCCGGATGACGGTAACGTCTACTATTTCACAGTTACGGCCGTTACTGATGCAGGCATTGAAAGTAGTGTCTCGAACATTGTCGCTAGTGAATGGATCCCCTATCTGCTTGCCCCGAATAACAATACTGCCACCGACACGGCAGTTACTTTTGTGTGGGACCTGCCTCCGGAAAACTACAATATCTCTTTTAACCTTTTTTACGGTACGGACAAGAACTTAGATACCAACGCTATGAGTGTTACTGGACACGGCACGTTAAATTCAAATTGGCCACAATTCAAATTGAGCATTGCGTTGCTAATGGCGCTTCTGTTGCTAATGCTAATGGCAACCCGAGCTGGTCACACGAAACACGCTTGGCATCCTGTCCGCGTTGGATTTTGCATAGGAATCTTTGTTCTGCAGGCAAGTTGTGGAGGCAGCGGAGGCGGTGGCGGCGTTGATACCGCGGTTTTAGTTGGCACTGACATACCGGGCACATCAGTACCCGGTACCGATGCACCTGCCCCGGCTGAGACCCTGTTCGTAGATGTCGTCACCGACATCAACGACACTGAGTACCAGCTTACGGAGCTGAAACCCGACACACAGTACTACTGGAAGATTGTTGCCGTCGACAACTGGGGCAATTCTTTCGAGAGTCTCACCAAGACTTTCAAAACCCTGAGTAACTGATACGTTGTCACAATAAAGTGATAGAAATTTGCTTTGGGTGAGTTGATTTGACCTCGTCATAAAAAGCTTCTCCCAAAGAGCAAACGACCCCAAGTTAACTGTTTACTTCTTCTCCTTCAGGGCTAAGATCATGTCAAACCCAAAGCCCGGAGGGTGTTGCTAGCCTAATTATGTTTTCTTGCAAGTTTTCCTACATTGTTTGGGCGTACTCAGATTGGCTGGAATGCGAAATTCTCACTGACACTGCAATGTAAGAAAGCCCCCAATCCGAAGATTGAGGGCTTTCGTGTTATACAAACAGTGTAATCTGAAACAGCTCGAAATATTTTCAATAGAATACTGAGCCCAACTGTGTGGTGACTACTCACCGGTGGCTTCGCGAGTCTTATAGATCATTTGATTCTTCTGCTTATCCCCGCTGAAGAGAATACCACCTAGTAGCGTAAGCAGGTAGAACCCAATGAATACTAGAACGCAGGCTCCGTAAAGCTTCATCATGCTCTTGGGCTTAAAAAATGTTAGAAGCAACAGAACCGCAACGACAGCGATGACTACGTTCATGTTGCTCTGGCCGTAATTAACCACTTGTTGCAGTAGGTCTTCAACGTTCATAGTATGATTCTTTCAGCGTTGGCTACAGATGTAGCAGCAGGAAGGTGGATTGTGGCCATCATTTTTGCCCCACATATTCCTGCCAAACAATATAAAAAACTTGCGTATAAAGCAATCTCCTTAAAAGGTCAAAATCAGAAGGTCTCAAATGTTCTATCATCAAATCAATTACCATAAAAACTACTGATTTGGCCACAGCCCTGAATAGCCTGCAATTCAAAAAAAATTACCCTTCTAAAGCTAAACTTTCATGACCACCCCCACCACAGCGGATCACAAGAGACAGCTATGAAAGGGAGGTTGTCATGGGAATGAAAGTCGGCTATGCAAGAGTCAGCACCGTTGGCCAGAAACTGGATGTGCAGATGGATCACTTGGCAGATTGTGACCGTATCTTTCGAGAGAAAGCCTCAGCCAGTTCTACCAAGAATCGTCCTGAACTGAAAAATGCTCTCGACTTTGTTAGGGAGGAAGACGTTTTCGTAGTAACCAAGCTTGATCGCCTGGCTCGATCCGTTGTTGATCTATCGATTGTTGTACAGCGTCTTGAAGAGAAGAATGTTGATCTTGTTGTCATGGACCAAGGGATCGCAATACGACCATCTACGGCAGACTTCAATTCAATATACTTGCCGCTATTGGAGAATTTGAAAGAGGCTTGATCAGGGAGCGATCCCTCGAAGGCAATCAGAAAGCAAAAGCTAGGGGCGTAAAGTTTGGGGCTAAGCCAAAACTGACCTCTGATGAGATCCAGACGCTACTAAAAGATTATGAATCACCTGGTCTGAGCAAAAAGGAAATAGCGGAGCTTTACGGGATAAGCACATCATCTGTTTATAGGCTCTACTATGAAAACAGGCAGGCATTATCAGCATGAAAACAAAAGGCCACCAGACATTGATCCGGTGGCCTTGATTCTATGGATTAAAACTTTACTGAATACCTCTATCAATAAGAAGCCGCAACTAGTGATAAAGTGTCTACAAAAAAGGTGATCCAATCAGTCATTACCAATGCCGCAATCGGGGTCGCTTGGAGAGTCCTTACATTTATATGGCTTGTCTGTGCTCTCATCAGAAACTAAATAGTCGGCATCAGTGATGGTAACTTCACCAACCTTAACAAGATAGAAGTAGTCAAGCTTGGTACTGGCTTCACGACCACGGAAGCTAATGTAGTGGCTCCCAGCCTGGAGTT
This genomic stretch from Deltaproteobacteria bacterium IMCC39524 harbors:
- a CDS encoding fibronectin type III domain-containing protein; its protein translation is MKNSIKLLSLCIFLFIATVSQASAQNVTLTWDQNIEPEVVGYNIYYRTDNPTFPFNGTSLSEGASPIAVDDLANTSLPIDLPDDGNVYYFTVTAVTDAGIESSVSNIVASEWIPYLLAPNNNTATDTAVTFVWDLPPENYNISFNLFYGTDKNLDTNAMSVTGHGTLNSNWPQFKLSIALLMALLLLMLMATRAGHTKHAWHPVRVGFCIGIFVLQASCGGSGGGGGVDTAVLVGTDIPGTSVPGTDAPAPAETLFVDVVTDINDTEYQLTELKPDTQYYWKIVAVDNWGNSFESLTKTFKTLSN